A single window of Neurospora crassa OR74A linkage group VII, whole genome shotgun sequence DNA harbors:
- a CDS encoding 60S ribosomal protein L19 — MVNLRTQKRLASSVLGVGQRKIWLDPNEVSEISNANSRQTIRKLVADGLIIKKPVTMHSRSRARELNLARRIGRHRGFGKRKGTADARMPEQVLWMRRQRVLRRLLVKYRASGKIDKHLYHELYHLAKGNTFKHKRALVEHIHRAKAEKAREKAIKEEMDAKRARTKAARERKLERQAAKRNALAGEEEESK, encoded by the exons AT GGTTAACCTGAGGACCCAGAAGCGGCTCGCGTCCTCCGTCTTGGGCGTCGGCCAGCGCAAGATCTGGCTCGACCCCAATGAGGTCTCCGAGATCAGCAACGCCAACTCTCGCCAGACGATCCGCAAGCTCGTTGCCGATGGCCTCATCATCAAGAAGCCCGTCACCATGCACTCGCGCTCCCGCGCGCGTGAGCTCAACCTTGCCCGCCGCATTGGCCGTCACCGCGGCTTCGGTAAGCGCAAGGGTACCGCCGATGCCCGTATGCCCGA GCAGGTTCTGTGGATGCGCCGTCAACGGGTCCTCCGTCGTCTGCTCGTCAAGTACCGTGCTTCCGGCAAGATCGACAAGCACCTCTACCACGAGCTTTACCACCTCGCCAAGGGTAACACCTTCAAGCACAAGCGTGCCCTCGTTGAGCAC ATTCACCGtgccaaggccgagaaggctcGTGAgaaggccatcaaggaggagatggacgCCAAGCGTGCCCGCACCAAGGCCGCCCGCGAGCGCAAGCTCGAGCGCCAGGCTGCCAAGCGCAACGCTCTcgccggcgaggaggaggagtccaaGTAG
- a CDS encoding translational activator GCN1, with product MAEDAAASPAPASTPSNAPADFDLVAAKAALTSSSTSARISQLRSIEEKLSQKALDRPTTLAVLKVLFWTHDFYHDRPSRTAVQKCLVALAQNREPEILTPLVAAIGQEIKKGAIAPGSAFTLVEWCSLLVQNLAGTPLWEKFGKDLTLSLAEVLEKCCQPASRGTVSKSALVITRRGLRKLAAGDDREKVIEEAVKALAAKGTQPTAKYAVLLGVIAGVCSRKPEAVPIIEKLKSQYFTFYTREIVGSRTQVPPHQAAALSDFFSSFVTLEDLDKEVFPSLEKGLLRAPEVVLNDLITPLVGALPQDFDLSAALHGKFVKPLLNNVKSSNAVIRSGAVTVFKGLAARSKDVALLEKVADEVLNPLKTGKLASADHRVLHSEMLVALVVSTGIANKIANGLPLVTGKEGNEAALSAETVALNASAVYLLNAGEEIPKPLADAYVKGLGEKKLPVRRTWILRAGDILYAFNKESQETLPANFIKFAEAVVTPLGTTFAEVVANPATAAQNGTVTGALVLCAVESLIRRAESSTFEAVYKKANIQKNSLAVNPKPSYLFNPRIYGKFADEDLKWLTSALTAVAPFLNGVGLPERVAWAQAFIYVISSAATGPDVRRDAIDALSTLYAQSSAKAEGPSALLAETIVEGLWHWIEATEAADKESAAALAKTGTSNLHLVLKAICLKPEEYQKRAGAEPDKTKLESQMCSLLVLAKSQLIPRASWIDLCLKVETDPGELARKYEQRLLDEIVNRTLYEQKSEAVRLAAYNAAAELVFVAPETMTPRIVDLIQQNLKVSEVQSVGPLEAAIFRTPEGTAFVDVLAKKQNVVPNKNDPNYHTLKWEEELREQIAQKKGVQKKLTAEENAKVNAQLKKEAEIRESVRHVAANLLRGFGIVKALATGPPTDASRWMGPAVKATLSVIDAGATLITGEAGPLAFISCSECVTSRVGPIRPFIGVATLRAHNVSALPENLTEEPFDDLITRALYRLRFAGEQRPFDVISLIYMLPLILLVLEKGGFGSNADDKDATLVLAIEFLSFHTDVYADEATPRAEILSTLITSMQNYNQHYKIIKDCFSDMVRCIAPNISAEEIAVLSRGAIVPQVAVRTAALQAISSDVDMSELSTSEEIWLACHDDVPENADLGRDIWEESEFQVTEELAFKMLPYLESKDGQLRRAAAKGLAEALGQNLSAVNPILEKLRESYTELAKPRLPELDEFGMPKKKDLSDPWEARQGLALAFQGIAPLLQKNQLEPFFAFLIDNGPLGDQNGNVRAQMLEAANTAIEIHGKSILDKLMKTFEKTLEAPDKGTAFADRVNEAVIIMYGALARHLKHGDAKIPVVIDRLIATLSTPSETVQYAIAECLPPLVRTCGDKSSKYIEQVIETLMTSKDYAVQRGAAYGLAGLILGRGVKSLKEHRILITLRSALENKKEVNQRESAMIALELLSTILGRLFEPYVIQIVPQLLAGFGDSNPNVREAALHAAKSCFAKLSSFGVKKILPTLLDGLDEDQWRSKKGACDLLGAMAYLDPQQLAQSLPEIIPPLTAVLNDSHKEVRLAANKSLKRFGEVIENPEIHSLVDILLKALSDPTKYTDEALDALIKVQFVHYLDAPSLALVSRILQRGLGDRSNTKRKAAQVIGSLAHLTERKDLVAHLPVLVAGLKIAIVDPVPTTRATASRALGSLVEKLGEDALPDLIPGLMQTLKSDTGAGDRLGSAQALSEVLAGLGTSRLEETLPTILQNVESSKPAVREGFMSLFIFLPVCFGNSFANYLAKIIPPILSGLADDAESIRETALRAGRLLVKNFAVRAVDLLLPELERGLADDSYRIRLSSVELVGDLLFNLTGVKVTDGEDEEEDIETVKEAGASLREILGEEKRNKVLSSLYICRCDTSGAVRSAAVSVWKALVHSPRILKELVPTLTQLIIRRLGSSNMEHKIIASNALGELIRKAGDGVLATLLPTLEEGLQTSSDVDARQGICLALKELIASASPEALEDHEKTLISVVRTALTDRDEDVREAAAEAFDSLQQILGKRAVEEVMPFLLTLLANEEEAENALAALLTLLTETTRSNMILPNLIPSLIKPPISSFNAKALASLSKVAGAAMNRRLPSIINSLMDNIINCTDDTLREELDESFDTVILSIDEYDGLNMVMQTLLQLLKHDDHRRRASTAFHLSKFFASADVDYSRYNQDIIRSLLLSFDDRDMDVVKSAWSALSEFTKKLRKEDMENLVISTRQTLLQVGVAGVNLRGFELPKGINAILPIFLQGLMNGSADQRVASALAISDIVDRTSEASLKPFVTQITGPLIRVVSERSTEVKSAILLTLNNLLEKMPTALKPFLPQLQRTFAKSLADTSSDVLRSRAAKALGTLIKFTPRVDPLIAELVTGSKTSDAGVKTAMLKALYEVISKAGANMGEGSRTAVLGLIDTEADERDDTMTITYAKLFGALVKNVSDEVAAQLLKNRVLTRDFSNSSVLALNAVLLESPETLLESSLVDDLPELLCQGMASKNTFITENFILATGKYLLSPVPKSFEATKPLFSTISTLLPPGQPTDSRRLALVLVRTLARTNPDLVRPHLALLAPPVFASVRDMVIPVKLAAEAAFVQLFAVADEESKVFEKYLESQEGNMAPNVKRSMQDYFKRVALRLGAQVRERREAEGGTGGLGLSNDEVEDEKELMSVGRVDVAGGGEMFD from the exons ATGGCTGAAgacgccgccgcctcgcCCGCCCCCGCGAGCACCCCCAGCAACGCGCCCGCCGACTTTGATCTCGTGGCCGCAAAGGCTGCTCTGAcctcctcgtccacctcGGCGCGGATTTCCCAGTTGCGCTCCATCGAGGAGAAGCTGTCCCAAAAAG CCCTCGACCGACCAACAACCCTCGCCGTCCTCAAGGTGCTCTTCTGGACCCACGACTTTTACCACGATCGCCCTTCCCGTACCGCCGTCCAGAAATGCTTGGTAGCGCTCGCCCAGAACCGAGAGCCCGAAATTCTTACGCCTCTGGTCGCTGCCATTGGTCAGGAAATCAAAAAGGGTGCCATTGCGCCTGGCAGTGCCTTTACCTTGGTCGAATGGTGCAGCCTGTTGGTTCAGAACTTGGCCGGTACCCCCCTGTGGGAAAAGTTTGGAAAGGATCTCACCCTGTCCCTTGCTGAGGTGCTAGAAAAATGCTGCCAGCCTGCTTCTAGGGGAACCGTCAGCAAGTCCGCCCTCGTCATTACCCGCCGCGGCTTGAGGAAACTGGCGGCTGGAGATGACAGGGAAAAGGTCATTGAGGAGGCTGTCAAGGCCCTTGCTGCCAAGGGAACCCAGCCTACGGCCAAGTATGCCGTCCTGCTCGGTGTCATTGCTGGTGTCTGCTCCAGGAAACCGGAAGCCGTCCCCATcatcgagaagctcaagagcCAGTACTTTACCTTTTATACCCGCGAAATTGTCGGTTCCAGGACACAGGTCCCCCCACACCAGGCCGCTGCCTTGTCCGATTTCTTCTCGAGCTTTGTCACTCTGGAGGATCTCGACAAGGAGGTCTTCCCGTCGTTGGAGAAGGGTCTGCTCAGAGCCCCTGAGGTGGTGCTCAACGACCTCATCACTCCTCTTGTCGGCGCCCTGCCACAAGACTTTGATCTTTCCGCTGCCCTGCACGGAAAGTTTGTAAAGCCCCTGCTCAACAATGTCAAATCTTCCAATGCCGTCATTCGTAGCGGCGCTGTCACCGTTTTCAAGGGCCTCGCTGCCCGGAGCAAGGACGTTGCCCTTCTTGAAAAGGTGGCTGATGAGGTTCTCAACCCACTAAAGACCGGGAAGCTCGCCTCTGCTGACCACAGAGTGCTTCACTCCGAGATGCTTGTTGCCTTGGTGGTGTCTACGGGTATTGCCAACAAGATTGCCAACGGCCTCCCTCTGGTAacaggaaaggaaggaaacgaggCAGCCTTGAGCGCCGAGACTGTTGCTCTCAACGCCAGCGCAGTCTATCTTTTGAATGCCGGCGAGGAGATACCCAAGCCTCTTGCTGATGCCTACGTCAAGGGGCTTGGCGAAAAGAAGCTGCCTGTCAGACGCACTTGGATCCTTCGCGCTGGTGATATTCTCTATGCCTTCAACAAGGAGAGCCAAGAAACTCTGCCAGCCAACTTCATCAAGTTCGCCGAGGCTGTCGTTACTCCCCTGGGAACTACTTTTGCTGAGGTCGTCGCGAACCCTGCGACTGCTGCCCAGAACGGTACTGTTACCGGCGCTCTTGTTCTTTGCGCTGTCGAGTCGCTGATTCGGAGGGCGGAGAGCTCTACCTTTGAGGCCGTCTACAAGAAGGCCAATATCCAAAAGAACAGTTTGGCCGTTAATCCCAAGCCGTCCTACCTGTTCAACCCCAGGATATACGGCAAGTTTGCCGATGAGGATCTCAAGTGGCTGACCAGCGCCTTGACTGCTGTTGCACCTTTCCTCAACGGTGTCGGTCTCCCGGAGAGGGTTGCCTGGGCTCAGGCTTTCATCTACGTTATTAGCTCGGCTGCTACTGGCCCCGATGTCCGCCGCGACGCCATTGACGCTCTTTCCACCCTCTATGCTCAGTCCTCCGCCAAGGCCGAGGGGCCATCAGCTCTCCTCGCCGAAACCATTGTCGAAGGTCTTTGGCACTGGATTGAGGCGACCGAGGCAGCTGACAAGGAAAGTGCGGCGGCTTTGGCCAAGACCGGAACCTCCAACCTCCACCTCGTCCTCAAGGCTATCTGCTTGAAGCCCGAGGAGTACCAGAAGCGTGCTGGTGCGGAGCCTGACAAGACCAAGCTCGAATCCCAAATGTGCTCTCTGCTTGTCCTTGCCAAGTCACAGCTCATCCCCAGAGCGAGCTGGATCGATCTCTGCTTGAAGGTGGAAACCGATCCTGGTGAGCTTGCCAGGAAGTACGAGCAGCGTTTGCTTGATGAGATCGTCAACAGGACACTCTACGAGCAAAAATCCGAGGCGGTGAGACTGGCGGCATAcaatgctgctgctgagctTGTCTTCGTCGCCCCTGAGACCATGACTCCTCGCATTGTTGACCTCATTCAACAAAACCTCAAGGTTTCCGAGGTCCAGTCCGTTGGCCCTCTCGAGGCGGCCATCTTCCGTACGCCTGAAGGAACCGCCTTCGTCGATGTGCTGGCCAAGAAACAGAACGTCGTTCCTAACAAGAATGATCCCAACTACCATACCCTgaagtgggaggaggagcttcGTGAGCAGATTGCTCAGAAGAAGGGAGTGCAAAAGAAGCTTACAGCGGAAGAAAACGCCAAAGTCAATGCCCAGCTCAAGAAGGAAGCGGAGATCCGCGAGAGCGTTAGGCACGTCGCGGCCAACCTCTTGCGTGGCTTTGGCATTGTCAAGGCTCTCGCTACTGGTCCTCCCACTGATGCCAGCCGCTGGATGGGTCCCGCGGTCAAGGCTACCCTTAGTGTCATCGATGCTGGTGCAACTCTCATCACCGGTGAGGCCGGTCCTCTGGCTTTCATCTCCTGCTCAGAGTGCGTCACGTCTCGTGTTGGCCCTATCCGCCCCTTCATTGGTGTCGCTACCCTCAGGGCGCACAATGTTTCCGCGCTGCCTGAGAACCTTACCGAGGAACCTTTTGACGATCTTATCACTCGTGCTCTCTATCGTCTCAGGTTCGCCGGTGAGCAGCGCCCGTTCGATGTCATCTCACTCATCTACATGCTCCcgctcatcctcctcgtcctcgagaAGGGTGGCTTCGGTTCTAATGCCGATGACAAGGATGCCACGCTCGTCCTGGCCATCGagttcctttccttccacaCCGATGTCTATGCTGACGAGGCCACCCCACGCGCTGAGATTCTTTCCACGTTGATCACCTCGATGCAGAACTACAACCAGCACTACAAGATCATCAAGGACTGCTTCTCCGACATGGTCCGCTGCATCGCTCCCAACATTTCTGCTGAGGAGATTGCCGTCCTTTCCCGCGGTGCCATTGTGCCTCAGGTCGCCGTTCGCACTGCGGCTCTACAAGCCATCAGTTCTGATGTTGACATGAGCGAGCTCTCCACCTCGGAAGAGATCTGGCTTGCTTGCCACGACGATGTCCCGGAGAACGCTGACCTTGGTCGTGATATCTGGGAGGAGAGCGAATTCCAGGTCACCGAGGAACTTGCCTTCAAGATGCTGCCCTACTTGGAAAGCAAGGATGGCCAGCTTCGCCGTGCCGCTGCCAAGGGCCTTGCTGAGGCACTCGGGCAAAACCTCTCTGCCGTCAACCCCATCCTTGAGAAGCTGAGGGAGTCCTACACTGAGCTCGCCAAACCTCGTCTTCCCGAGCTTGATGAGTTTGGCatgcccaagaagaaggacctTTCTGACCCCTGGGAAGCGAGACAaggccttgcccttgccttCCAGGGTATTGCACCATTGCTCCAGAAGAACCAGCTCGAGCCTTTCTTTGCCTTCCTCATTGACAACGGCCCCTTGGGTGACCAGAACGGTAACGTCAGAGCCCAGATGTTGGAGGCTGCCAACACTGCCATCGAGATTCACGGCAAGTCCATCCTGGACAAGCTCATGAAGACTTTCGAGAAGACCCTTGAGGCTCCCGACAAGGGCACTGCTTTCGCGGATCGTGTCAACGAGGCTGTCATCATTATGTACGGTGCGCTGGCCCGCCATCTCAAGCACGGCGATGCCAAGATCCCTGTGGTTATTGACAGGTTGATTGCCACCCTGAGCACCCCTTCTGAGACTGTCCAGTATGCTATCGCCGAATGTCTCCCACCACTTGTCCGCACCTGCGGAGACAAGTCCAGCAAGTATATCGAGCAGGTCATTGAGACTTTGATGACTTCCAAGGATTACGCTGTCCAGCGTGGTGCCGCCTACGGTCTTGCTGGTCTTATCCTTGGCCGTGGTGTTAAGTCGCTTAAGGAGCACCGCATCTTGATCACTCTCAGAAGTGCCCTCgagaacaagaaggaggtCAACCAGCGCGAGTCTGCCATGATTGCTCTGGAGCTTCTGTCCACCATCCTCGGCAGACTCTTTGAACCCTACGTCATTCAGATCGTTCCGCAACTGCTCGCTGGCTTCGGTGATAGCAACCCGAATGTCCGTGAAGCCGCGTTGCATGCTGCCAAGTCTTGCTTTGCCAAGCTCAGCTCTTTCGGTGTCAAGAAGATTCTCCCTACCCTTCTCGATGGTCTTGACGAGGACCAGTGGAGATCCAAGAAGGGTGCTTGCGACTTGCTCGGTGCCATGGCCTACCTTGATCCCCAGCAGCTGGCTCAGAGTCTGCCGGAGATCATTCCTCCCCTTACCGCCGTCTTGAACGACAGTCACAAGGAGGTCAGACTTGCCGCCAACAAGAGCTTGAAGAGGTTCGGCGAGGTTATCGAGAACCCCGAAATTCACAGCCTTGTCGACATCCTGCTCAAGGCTCTCAGTGACCCTACCAAGTACACCGACGAAGCCTTGGACGCCCTCATCAAGGTTCAGTTCGTCCATTACCTTGATGCCCCCTCGCTGGCTCTCGTCAGCCGTATCCTACAGCGCGGTCTCGGCGATCGTTCCAACACCAAGCGCAAGGCTGCGCAGGTCATTGGCAGTCTTGCCCATCTCACAGAGCGCAAGGATCTTGTCGCTCACTTGCCTGTTCTCGTTGCCGGTCTTAAGATTGCCATCGTCGACCCCGTGCCGACTACTCGCGCTACTGCCTCTAGAGCCCTCGGATCTTTGGTCGAGAAGTTGGGCGAAGATGCTTTGCCGGACCTCATTCCGGGTCTTATGCAGACCCTCAAGTCCGACACTGGCGCCGGAGACAGACTTGGTTCCGCACAGGCCCTTTCCGAGGTCCTCGCTGGTCTGGGTACTTCCAGACTCGAGGAGACTCTGCCTACCATCCTGCAGAACGTCGAATCCTCCAAGCCTGCTGTTCGCGAGGGTTTCATGTcgctcttcatcttcttgccCGTCTGCTTCGGAAACAGCTTCGCCAACTACTTGGCCAAGATCATTCCTCCTATCTTGTCTGGTCTTGCTGATGATGCCGAGTCGATTAGAGAGACTGCCCTCCGTGCTGGTCGTCTGTTGGTTAAGAACTTTGCCGTTAGAGCTGTCGATCTCTTGCTGCCCGAGCTTGAGCGTGGTCTTGCTGATGACAGCTACCGTATCCGTCTCAGCTCCGTCGAGCTCGTTGGTGATTTGTTGTTCAACCTTACCGGTGTCAAGGTCACtgatggtgaagatgaggaagaggatatcgAGACTGTCAAGGAAGCCGGTGCTTCTCTCCGTGAGATTCTCGGAGAGGAAAAGCGCAACAAGGTCCTGTCCTCGCTCTACATCTGCCGTTGCGATACCTCGGGTGCCGTCCGCTCCGCTGCTGTCAGCGTGTGGAAGGCTCTTGTCCACAGTCCTCGCATTCTTAAGGAGCTTGTGCCCACTCTCACTCAGCTCATTATCCGCCGTCTCGGCAGCTCTAACATGGAGCACAAGATCATTGCCAGCAATGCTTTGGGCGAGCTGATAAGGAAGGCTGGCGACGGCGTTCTGGCGACACTCTTGCCCACTCTCGAGGAAGGTCTCCAGACCTCGAGCGATGTCGATGCCAGACAGGGTATTTGCCTTGCCCTCAAGGAGCTCATCGCTTCTGCCTCTCCCGAGGCCCTCGAGGATCACGAGAAGACGCTCATCTCGGTTGTGCGTACCGCGCTTACCGACCGCGACGAAGATGTCAGagaagccgccgccgaggcctTCGATTCCTTGCAGCAGATTCTCGGCAAGCGTGCTGTCGAAGAGGTTATGCCCTTCCTTCTCACCCTTCTCGCtaatgaggaggaggctgagaatGCTCTTGCGGCTCTGCTCACCTTGCTCACCGAGACTACTCGCTCCAACATGATACTGCCCAACCTCATCCCCAGCCTTATCAAGCCTCCTATTTCTTCCTTCAACGCCAAGGCGTTGGCTTCGTTGTCCAAGGTTGCCGGCGCGGCTATGAACCGTCGTCTGCccagcatcatcaactcGCTTATGGATAACATTATCAACTGCACTGACGATACTCTCCGCGAGGAGCTTGACGAGTCGTTCGACACTGTCATCCTGTCCATCGACGAGTACGACGGTCTCAACATGGTTATGCAGACCTTGCTGCAGCTTCTCAAGCACGACGATCACCGCAGAAGAGCGTCTACCGCGTTCCACCTGTCCAAGTTCTTTGCTTCGGCCGATGTGGACTACTCGCGCTACAACCAGGATATCATCCGCTCTCTCCTGCTCTCGTTCGATGATAGGGACATGGACGTGGTCAAGTCTGCCTGGAGCGCGCTTAGCGAGTTCACCAAGAAGCTTAGGAAGGAAGACATGGAGAACTTGGTCATCTCTACTCGCCAGACCCTCCTCCAGGTTGGCGTTGCCGGCGTCAACCTGCGCGGCTTCGAGCTGCCCAAGGGTATCAACGCCATTCTCCCGATTTTCCTGCAGGGTCTTATGAACGGCTCGGCAGATCAGAGAGTGGCTTCGGCCCTTGCCATCTCGGACATTGTCGACAGGACCAGCGAGGCCTCGCTCAAGCCGTTTGTCACGCAGATTACCGGTCCGCTCATTCGTGTCGTTTCCGAACGTTCTACCGAGGTCAAGTCCGCCATTCTGCTTACCCTTAACAACTTGCTTGAGAAGATGCCTACGGCGCTCAAGCCCTTCCTGCCGCAGCTGCAGCGCACTTTTGCCAAGTCGCTCGCAGACACATCCAGCGACGTGCTCCGCAGTCGTGCCGCCAAGGCTTTGGGTACTCTTATCAAGTTTACTCCCCGCGTGGATCCTTTGATCGCCGAGCTGGTGACGGGCTCCAAGACTTCCGACGCCGGCGTCAAGACGGCCATGCTCAAGGCCCTGTACGAGGTCATCAGCAAGGCCGGCGCCAACATGGGCGAGGGCTCTCGCACCGCCGTCCTCGGTCTTATTGATACCGAGGCGGACGAGCGCGACGACACCATGACCATCACCTACGCCAAGTTGTTCGGTGCCCTTGTCAAGAACGTCTCGGACGAGGTGGCTGCCCAGCTTCTCAAGAACAGAGTCCTGACCAGGGACTTTAGCAACTCGAGTGTTCTGGCTTTGAACGCCGTCCTGCTGGAGAGCCCTGAGACCCTCTTGGAGTCTTCGTTGGTGGATGACTTGCCTGAGCTTTTGTGCCAGGGCATGGCAAGCAAGAAC ACCTTCATCACCGAGAACTTCATCCTCGCCACGGGCAAatacctcctctcccccgTGCCCAAATCCTTCGAAGCAACCAAACCCCTCTTCAGCACCATCTCCACCCTCCTTCCACCGGGCCAACCGACCGACTCGCGCCGTCTCGCCCTCGTGCTTGTTCGTACTCTAGCGCGCACCAACCCCGACCTCGTCCGTCCCCATCTGGCTCTACTCGCCCCGCCCGTCTTCGCCTCAGTGCGCGACATGGTCATCCCCGTCAAGTTGGCCGCCGAAGCCGCTTTCGTCCAGCTTTTCGCGGTGGCCGATGAGGAAAGCAAGGTGTTTGAAAAGTACTTGGAATCGCAAGAAGGAAATATGGCGCCGAATGTCAAGAGGAGCATGCAGGATTACTTTAAGCGCGTGGCACTTCGTTTGGGTGCGCAGGTGCGCGAGCGTAGAGAGGCCGAGGGTGGAACGGGTGGATTGGGATTGAGCAATGATGAggtggaggatgagaaggagtTGATGAGTGTTGGACGGGTGGATGTCGCGGGTGGGGGGGAGATGTTTGATTAG